The sequence ACCAGGGCCCTGCCGCCGCTCGAGAACGGCCAGGTGCTCGTGCACGTGGAGCGTTTCGCGCTGACGGCGAACAACGTCAGTTACGGCCTGACCGGAGACATGATCGGGTACTGGCGATTCTATCCGACGCAGGACCCGTGGGGCGTGATTCCGGTCTGGGGTTTCGCCGACGTCATCGAATCGCGCTGCGACGCCATCGCCGTCGGAGAGCGAATCTGGGGTTTCCTCCCGATGGCCTCCCACGCCGTGCTGAGTCCCGCGTCGGTGCGGGCGGATTCCTTCGTCGACGACACGCCCCACCGCCGCGATCTGCCGCCCGTATACAACCAGTATCGTCGCACCAGCGCCGAGCCGGCGGACATGAAGAAATGGGACGACGCGCGCTGCCTGTACGTGCCGCTGTTCTCGACCGCATTCATCCTGACCGACTGGCTCGAGGACAACCGCTGGTTCGGCGCAAAACAGGTGCTGATCGGCAGCGCTTCGTCCAGGACCGGATTCGGCCTTGCGGACCTGCTGTCGCGCGTGCCGGGGCACCCGGTTCGCGTGATCGGGCTTACCTCCAAGCCGAACGAAGCATTCGTGCGCAGCCTCGGCACCTGTGACGAAGTAGTCACGTACGACAACGTCGCGACGCTCGATCCCTCGGTGCCGTCCGCTTTCGTCGACATGTCCGGTTCGGCTTCGCTGCTCAGTGCAGTACACGGGCATTTCCAGGATCGTCTTGGCGTGAGCTGCCAGGTCGGAGCGACGCACTGGGACGACTCGCGTCGCCCTCACGAGCTTCCCGGCCCGGTGCCCCAGTTCTTCTTTGCGCCGACACAGATCATCAAGCGCGAACAGGAATGGGGCCCCGGCGAGCTGCTGCGGCGCGCGATGGTCGAGAGCCTGCGCATCGTCGCTGCGATCGCGCCGACGATGCGCATCGCGCACGTTCGCGGCCCCGAGGCCTGCCGCACCGCGCTCGACGAGATGGTTGCCGGCCGCACTCCCCCGACCACCGGCGTCATTCTCGCGCTCGACGGCACGACCGCCGCGCCGTGAACATGGGATGACGATGGGGGAACGATCATCCGGCGAT is a genomic window of Candidatus Binatia bacterium containing:
- a CDS encoding DUF2855 family protein, with the protein product MTGSAMTTEIRVRRDNLRETSVATRALPPLENGQVLVHVERFALTANNVSYGLTGDMIGYWRFYPTQDPWGVIPVWGFADVIESRCDAIAVGERIWGFLPMASHAVLSPASVRADSFVDDTPHRRDLPPVYNQYRRTSAEPADMKKWDDARCLYVPLFSTAFILTDWLEDNRWFGAKQVLIGSASSRTGFGLADLLSRVPGHPVRVIGLTSKPNEAFVRSLGTCDEVVTYDNVATLDPSVPSAFVDMSGSASLLSAVHGHFQDRLGVSCQVGATHWDDSRRPHELPGPVPQFFFAPTQIIKREQEWGPGELLRRAMVESLRIVAAIAPTMRIAHVRGPEACRTALDEMVAGRTPPTTGVILALDGTTAAP